A region from the Candidatus Limnocylindrales bacterium genome encodes:
- a CDS encoding acetyl-CoA C-acyltransferase, with protein sequence MSDPVVITGHARTPMGGFLGDLSSVSATRLGSVAIAAAIERAGVAGDDVEEVMMGCVLPAGLGQAPARQAALGAGIAHSAGCTTVNKMCGSGMQATILAHDAIAAGSRGIIVAGGMESMSNAPYLLPKARAGARMGHSAVKDHMFFDGLEDAYEQGRLMGSFAEETARHFGFTREQQDAFAVESLMRARRAGDGDFTAEIVPVSVATRSGEQIVRIDEQPAKAAPEKIPMLRPAFAKDGTVTAANSSSISDGAAALVLMRQSEAQRRGRGVAAVIRGHAFHAQAPAWFTTAPVGAIQKVLARAGWSAEDVDLFEINEAFAVVTMAAMKELGLPHSRVNVNGGACALGHPIGASGARIVSTLLSALERRGLHRGVAALCIGGGEATALAVERI encoded by the coding sequence ATGAGCGATCCTGTCGTCATCACCGGTCATGCCCGCACGCCGATGGGCGGCTTTCTGGGCGACCTTTCCAGCGTTTCCGCCACCAGGCTCGGCTCGGTCGCCATCGCCGCCGCCATCGAGCGCGCCGGCGTTGCCGGCGATGATGTCGAGGAAGTGATGATGGGATGCGTGCTGCCCGCGGGCCTCGGACAGGCGCCAGCGCGGCAGGCCGCGCTGGGCGCGGGCATCGCGCACAGCGCCGGATGCACGACCGTCAACAAGATGTGCGGCTCGGGCATGCAGGCCACGATCCTCGCCCACGATGCCATCGCGGCAGGCAGCCGCGGCATCATCGTCGCTGGCGGCATGGAGAGCATGAGCAACGCGCCCTACCTGCTGCCCAAGGCGCGCGCCGGCGCTCGCATGGGCCACAGCGCGGTCAAGGACCACATGTTTTTCGACGGCCTCGAGGACGCCTACGAGCAGGGCCGTCTCATGGGCAGCTTCGCCGAGGAGACGGCGCGCCACTTCGGCTTCACGCGCGAGCAGCAGGACGCGTTCGCAGTCGAGTCGCTGATGCGCGCGCGACGCGCCGGCGACGGCGATTTCACCGCCGAGATCGTGCCGGTCTCCGTGGCCACGCGCAGCGGCGAGCAGATCGTCCGCATCGATGAGCAGCCGGCCAAGGCGGCGCCCGAGAAGATCCCGATGCTCAGGCCCGCTTTTGCCAAGGATGGCACGGTGACGGCCGCCAACTCGAGCTCGATCTCCGACGGAGCCGCGGCGCTGGTGCTGATGCGACAGAGCGAGGCGCAACGACGCGGCCGCGGCGTGGCCGCCGTCATCCGTGGCCATGCGTTCCACGCGCAGGCCCCGGCATGGTTCACGACGGCGCCGGTCGGCGCGATCCAGAAGGTGCTGGCCAGGGCTGGCTGGAGCGCCGAGGACGTCGATCTCTTCGAGATCAACGAAGCGTTTGCCGTGGTGACGATGGCGGCGATGAAGGAGCTGGGCCTGCCGCACTCGCGCGTCAACGTGAACGGCGGCGCATGTGCGCTCGGCCATCCCATCGGTGCGTCGGGCGCCCGCATCGTCTCGACGCTGCTGTCGGCGCTAGAAAGGCGCGGGCTGCACCGCGGCGTGGCGGCGCTGTGCATCGGAGGCGGAGAGGCGACGGCGCTGGCGGTGGAACGGATTTAG
- a CDS encoding medium chain dehydrogenase/reductase family protein, producing MLSAGGAAAKLYLPSFRDYYCRMRQVWIPRAGPPEVLEVREAPDPQPQAGQMRVRVEASGVNFADIMGRLGLYPDLPAMPVVVGYEVGGRVDAVGAGVDEAWVGREVLAMTRFGGYSDVVCVPVSQVFARPEGMSAEEGAAIPVNYFTAYQLVIVMGGLRAGETMLVHSAGGGVGIAATQLAKHIGATVIGTASHSKHEQLRQLGVDHLIDYRTEDFEQRARQITGGRGVELILDAVGGDSFKKGYRLLAPTGRLGMFGMSAAATGKERSILGALKTVASMPWLQFNPPALLNANKGVFGVNLGHMWGEVDRLRKWGDHLLELWRQGVVRPHVDRTFPFAQAAAAHHYIQDRKNLGKVLLVP from the coding sequence ATGCTATCTGCCGGCGGCGCCGCCGCGAAATTGTATCTGCCCTCGTTCCGCGACTACTACTGCCGCATGCGTCAGGTCTGGATACCCAGGGCCGGTCCGCCCGAAGTCCTGGAGGTGCGCGAGGCGCCCGATCCGCAGCCGCAGGCCGGGCAGATGCGGGTTCGCGTCGAGGCCAGCGGCGTCAACTTCGCCGACATCATGGGACGCCTCGGTCTGTATCCGGATCTTCCGGCCATGCCCGTGGTGGTCGGCTATGAAGTCGGCGGCCGCGTCGACGCGGTCGGTGCAGGCGTCGATGAGGCGTGGGTCGGACGCGAGGTTCTGGCCATGACGCGCTTCGGCGGCTACTCGGACGTCGTCTGCGTCCCGGTCAGCCAGGTCTTCGCCCGGCCCGAAGGCATGAGCGCCGAGGAGGGCGCGGCCATTCCGGTCAACTACTTCACCGCCTACCAGCTCGTCATCGTCATGGGCGGCCTGCGCGCCGGCGAGACCATGCTGGTGCACTCGGCCGGCGGTGGCGTCGGGATCGCCGCCACGCAGCTTGCCAAGCACATCGGCGCCACCGTCATCGGCACCGCGTCGCATTCCAAGCACGAGCAGCTGCGACAGCTCGGTGTCGATCATCTCATCGACTACCGCACCGAAGACTTCGAGCAGCGCGCGCGGCAGATCACCGGCGGCCGCGGCGTCGAGCTGATTCTCGATGCGGTCGGCGGCGATTCTTTCAAGAAAGGCTACCGGTTGCTCGCGCCCACGGGGCGTCTCGGCATGTTCGGCATGTCGGCGGCCGCCACGGGCAAGGAGCGCAGCATCCTCGGAGCGCTCAAGACGGTGGCGAGCATGCCGTGGCTGCAGTTCAATCCGCCCGCGCTGCTCAACGCGAACAAGGGCGTCTTCGGCGTCAACCTCGGACACATGTGGGGCGAGGTCGATCGTCTCAGAAAGTGGGGCGACCATCTTCTGGAGCTGTGGAGGCAGGGAGTCGTGCGGCCGCACGTCGATCGCACGTTCCCGTTTGCGCAGGCCGCGGCAGCGCATCACTACATTCAGGACCGCAAGAACCTCGGCAAGGTCCTGCTGGTTCCCTGA
- a CDS encoding ferrochelatase yields MALRATAGDGAFDALLVLSFGGPEGPEEVMPFLENVTRGRGVPRERLEQVARQYMLFGGVSPINDECRKLISVLEAELQAAGLRLPVYWGNRNWTPLLADTVAQMAHDGVTRALAIATSAYSSYSACRQYLDDIDRARAAVGAAAPVIEKIPPYWNHPGFIETMAASVRAALEALGDVPRERTRLVFTAHSIPASMAATCDYVEELREASRLVAERAAPALGWDLVYQSRSGAPGQAWLEPDVRDHLVTLPPQGVAGVVLVPIGFVADHMEVKFDLDVEAAQVAVRCGLAVSRAACVGAAPRFVAGLVDIVRARLEGRAPRVLGARGARPWPCKPGCCAYTPGRP; encoded by the coding sequence ATGGCTCTGCGGGCGACAGCCGGCGACGGCGCGTTCGACGCCCTCCTGGTGCTTTCCTTCGGCGGCCCCGAAGGACCCGAGGAGGTGATGCCGTTCCTCGAGAACGTCACGCGCGGGCGCGGCGTACCACGCGAGCGTCTGGAGCAGGTGGCCCGGCAGTACATGCTCTTCGGCGGCGTCAGCCCGATCAATGACGAATGCCGCAAGCTCATCTCGGTCCTGGAAGCGGAGCTGCAAGCCGCCGGCCTGCGGCTGCCGGTGTACTGGGGCAACAGGAACTGGACGCCGCTGCTCGCGGATACGGTCGCGCAGATGGCGCACGACGGCGTGACGCGCGCGCTGGCGATCGCCACCTCTGCCTACAGCTCGTACTCGGCGTGCCGGCAGTATCTCGACGACATCGATCGCGCACGCGCCGCCGTCGGCGCCGCGGCCCCGGTCATCGAGAAGATTCCGCCGTACTGGAACCACCCGGGCTTCATCGAGACGATGGCCGCCAGCGTGCGCGCCGCGCTCGAGGCTCTCGGCGACGTTCCGCGGGAGCGCACGCGACTGGTCTTCACCGCGCACTCGATCCCGGCATCGATGGCTGCCACCTGCGATTACGTCGAGGAACTGCGCGAAGCCTCACGGCTGGTCGCCGAGCGCGCTGCGCCGGCTCTGGGGTGGGATCTGGTCTATCAAAGCCGCAGTGGTGCGCCGGGCCAGGCCTGGCTCGAGCCGGACGTGCGCGATCATCTCGTCACGCTGCCTCCGCAAGGCGTGGCCGGCGTGGTGCTGGTGCCGATCGGCTTCGTCGCCGATCACATGGAGGTGAAATTCGACCTGGACGTGGAGGCAGCGCAGGTGGCGGTGCGATGCGGCCTGGCAGTTTCTCGTGCGGCTTGCGTCGGCGCTGCGCCCCGCTTCGTCGCCGGCCTGGTCGACATCGTTCGTGCGCGGCTCGAGGGACGCGCGCCACGAGTCCTGGGCGCGCGCGGCGCGAGGCCG